The Thermanaerovibrio acidaminovorans DSM 6589 genome contains a region encoding:
- a CDS encoding MalY/PatB family protein: MGLFDFHEPVPRAGTGCKKWDLLDRIFGEHPRGMLPFWIADTEFRVPEEVVEELRRRVDHGIFGYPVRDQRAVEAVARWWGRRHRWEVDPGWICHSHGVMGGVALAIRLFTREGDRVAVQTPIYPPFRWVVENNRRVLVENPLVMRDGRYHMDLNGLEEIFASGARALLFCSPHNPTGRVWTRGELEALAALAERYGVLVISDEIHCDLVYDGSPGHVPFPSVSPWAREGSILFSSPSKTFNLAGFYTAYGIIPNGAMRRAYETELNNLFMDQGNELGQRAMGAAYSAGEAWLEGLLSYLKANRDLAVRRLGSIPGVIPTVPEGTFLMWIDFGGLLRDTGLTAAGFLKCLGLALNKGESFAEGHQAFARLNFGCPRAMLEEALGRIEEGARAVILGPRGSA, encoded by the coding sequence ATGGGGTTGTTCGATTTCCACGAGCCGGTGCCCAGGGCGGGGACCGGGTGCAAGAAGTGGGACCTCCTGGATCGGATCTTCGGTGAGCACCCCAGGGGTATGCTGCCCTTCTGGATCGCCGACACGGAGTTCCGGGTCCCGGAGGAGGTGGTGGAGGAGCTTCGCCGCCGGGTGGATCACGGGATCTTCGGGTACCCGGTTAGGGACCAGCGGGCGGTGGAGGCTGTGGCCCGCTGGTGGGGCAGGAGGCACCGCTGGGAGGTGGACCCGGGCTGGATATGCCACAGCCACGGGGTCATGGGGGGAGTGGCGCTGGCCATCCGGCTCTTCACCCGGGAGGGGGACCGGGTGGCGGTCCAGACCCCCATATACCCCCCCTTCCGCTGGGTGGTGGAGAACAACCGCCGGGTCCTGGTGGAGAACCCCCTGGTCATGCGGGACGGGAGGTACCATATGGACCTGAACGGGCTGGAGGAGATCTTCGCCTCCGGCGCGAGGGCGCTTCTGTTCTGTAGCCCCCACAACCCCACCGGGCGGGTCTGGACCCGTGGGGAGCTCGAGGCCCTGGCGGCCCTGGCGGAGAGGTATGGGGTTCTGGTCATATCCGACGAGATCCACTGTGACCTGGTCTACGATGGATCCCCCGGGCACGTGCCCTTCCCGTCGGTGAGTCCCTGGGCCCGGGAGGGCTCCATTCTCTTCTCGTCCCCCAGCAAGACCTTCAACCTGGCGGGGTTCTACACCGCCTACGGGATAATCCCCAACGGGGCCATGAGGCGGGCCTACGAGACGGAGCTGAACAACCTGTTCATGGACCAGGGTAACGAGCTTGGCCAGCGGGCCATGGGGGCCGCCTACTCCGCCGGGGAGGCCTGGCTCGAGGGGTTGCTCTCGTACCTTAAGGCCAACCGGGACCTGGCGGTCCGGCGCCTCGGCTCCATACCCGGGGTGATCCCCACGGTGCCGGAGGGGACGTTCCTCATGTGGATAGACTTCGGAGGCCTCCTTCGGGACACGGGCCTTACCGCCGCGGGGTTCCTGAAGTGCCTGGGGCTTGCGCTGAACAAGGGGGAGTCCTTCGCGGAGGGGCATCAGGCCTTCGCCCGGCTCAACTTCGGCTGTCCCAGGGCGATGCTGGAGGAGGCATTGGGCCGGATCGAGGAGGGTGCCCGGGCGGTCATATTGGGCCCCAGGGGGTCTGCTTGA
- a CDS encoding KH domain-containing protein, with amino-acid sequence MPNYAALVEWIVKGLVDLPDQVEVTEDRGSSGAVLVTIKVADQDMGRVIGKKGSTINAIRLIAKAAAVKAKERVDVEVQEEEEPDGER; translated from the coding sequence ATGCCTAACTATGCCGCTCTGGTGGAATGGATAGTCAAGGGCCTGGTGGACCTTCCCGACCAGGTGGAGGTCACGGAGGACAGGGGTTCCTCCGGGGCGGTCCTGGTGACCATCAAGGTGGCGGATCAGGACATGGGGAGGGTCATAGGCAAGAAGGGATCCACCATAAACGCCATAAGGCTCATAGCCAAGGCGGCGGCCGTGAAGGCCAAGGAGCGGGTGGACGTGGAGGTCCAGGAGGAAGAGGAGCCAGATGGGGAGCGATAG
- a CDS encoding sigma factor-like helix-turn-helix DNA-binding protein yields MEDLLDERLRLCELYDLYGGLLTEKQRRAFELVVLEDCSLSEAAVELGVSRQGAHDLVQRSREHLVEAERALGVLEDRERLRGELKRLLDRYGSRLPGDFVEELSKLIGGEEGRDV; encoded by the coding sequence ATGGAAGACCTGTTGGATGAGCGTCTTAGGCTCTGCGAGCTGTACGACCTCTACGGTGGTCTTCTGACCGAGAAGCAGCGGAGGGCCTTCGAGCTGGTGGTCCTGGAGGACTGCAGTCTCTCGGAGGCGGCGGTGGAGCTGGGGGTGAGCCGACAGGGGGCCCACGACCTGGTTCAGCGGTCCAGGGAGCACCTGGTGGAGGCGGAGAGGGCCCTTGGGGTCCTGGAGGATCGGGAGCGGCTCCGGGGAGAGCTTAAGCGGTTGCTGGACCGCTACGGGTCAAGGCTCCCGGGGGATTTCGTGGAAGAGCTTTCCAAGCTCATAGGCGGAGAGGAGGGGCGGGATGTTTGA
- the trmD gene encoding tRNA (guanosine(37)-N1)-methyltransferase TrmD, producing the protein MRITIVTAFPDLIRSYLGFSVVGRGVSSGALDVRVLDLRDFAEGQYRQVDDYSFGGGGMVLMAEPLARAVESLDDQGEAYVVCPTPQGVHLHQELVEELARKDHLVLVCGHYEGMDERFVEEHVDLEVSLGDFVLTGGELPALAVLDSVARLVPGVVGRMEAVRNDSFYRGFLDHPHYTRPAVWRGIRAPEVLLGGDHGAIEEFRRDLAVRRTLERRPDLLARCGIMGYLWGRFYVYLGEEGLELDRCAAVSGAFGAVRMLAHRSLRGHEPQGVKFFPSFGGALRWVAQRDRAKPMVLSVSPRGGFEWLGVKRRVLEYRGPVVLALGGAFQGDLELGHPEGPTGKWGHPEVLGYWLGRLFDLDRGALVSDN; encoded by the coding sequence ATGCGGATCACCATCGTGACCGCCTTTCCGGATCTGATCCGGAGTTACCTGGGCTTCAGCGTGGTGGGCCGGGGGGTCTCCTCCGGGGCGCTGGACGTCCGGGTGCTGGACCTTCGGGACTTCGCCGAGGGGCAGTATCGTCAGGTGGACGATTACAGCTTCGGCGGCGGCGGGATGGTCCTCATGGCGGAGCCCCTGGCCAGGGCGGTGGAGTCCCTGGATGATCAGGGTGAGGCGTACGTGGTATGTCCTACCCCTCAGGGGGTTCACCTTCACCAGGAGCTGGTGGAGGAGCTGGCCCGGAAGGATCATCTGGTGCTGGTCTGCGGCCACTACGAGGGGATGGACGAGCGGTTCGTGGAGGAGCATGTGGACCTGGAGGTCTCCCTGGGGGACTTCGTCCTAACCGGAGGGGAGCTGCCCGCCCTGGCGGTGTTGGACTCGGTGGCCCGGCTGGTCCCCGGGGTGGTGGGCAGGATGGAGGCGGTCCGCAACGACTCCTTCTATCGGGGTTTCCTTGACCATCCCCACTACACCAGGCCCGCGGTGTGGCGGGGAATCCGGGCTCCGGAGGTGCTGCTGGGCGGTGACCACGGGGCCATAGAGGAGTTCCGGCGGGACCTGGCGGTCCGCCGCACGCTGGAGAGGCGGCCGGACCTGTTGGCCCGGTGCGGGATAATGGGTTACCTCTGGGGGCGTTTCTACGTCTACCTGGGGGAGGAGGGGTTGGAGTTGGATCGCTGCGCCGCGGTGAGCGGCGCCTTCGGGGCCGTCAGGATGCTGGCCCACAGGTCCCTCAGGGGCCATGAGCCCCAGGGGGTGAAGTTCTTCCCCTCCTTCGGTGGTGCCTTGAGGTGGGTGGCCCAGCGCGACAGGGCGAAGCCCATGGTGCTCTCCGTATCGCCCCGGGGTGGGTTTGAATGGCTCGGGGTGAAGCGTCGGGTGTTGGAGTACCGGGGGCCAGTGGTGTTGGCCCTGGGCGGAGCCTTCCAGGGGGACCTGGAACTGGGGCATCCCGAGGGTCCCACGGGGAAGTGGGGACATCCGGAGGTGCTGGGTTACTGGTTGGGTAGGCTCTTCGACCTGGATCGGGGAGCCTTGGTGAGCGATAATTGA
- a CDS encoding YgiQ family radical SAM protein, producing the protein MRAPRFLPATPEEARSLPGGFDFLLITGDAYVDHPTFANALVGRYLESLGFKVVLAPQPDWNDPGSLEAYGVPRLAVLVSGGNVDSMVANYTSERHRRSRDLFSPGGQPGLRPDRAVMAYVNLARRAFKGLPVIIGGIEASLRRLAHYDYWSDKVRRSILVDSKADLLIYGMGERSLMEVAQRLAQGQEVRTILDVRGTCVRVRDHQVPEGAIRLPSYDQVSSDPEAHCEAFRLAYLNSDPFGGRPMVQDQDPGLVLHNPPPEPLSTRELDRIYQLPFVGLPHPRYRQPIPALEEVRFSVTAHRGCIGDCSFCAIGVHQGKNIQPRSIRSVVREVQRFLQSKDFKGVVSDVGGPSANFHQMPCSKADRLGVCQGRSCLRPNPCPNLEARHREYFEMLRAVRSIPGVKRVFVRSGVRYDYLMMDHPSYLRELCEHHVSGQMRVAPEHLSDRVTEVMNKPPREVLLQFMDRFRGCSGGRLFLVHYIMTSHPGCTLEDAVEMAVWLKRLRIRPREVQDFTPTPMTRSTCMYATGMDPMTGRRVHVPKGRERRLQRALAQYWVEENRPLVEEALRLVGRTDLIGDGPQCLIPGSPGGSKGGRPKGIGPRGRRGRGKGA; encoded by the coding sequence ATGCGGGCTCCCCGCTTCCTTCCCGCCACCCCGGAGGAGGCCCGGTCCCTCCCGGGGGGCTTCGACTTCCTCCTGATCACCGGGGATGCCTACGTGGATCACCCAACCTTCGCCAACGCCCTGGTGGGCCGGTACCTGGAGTCCTTGGGCTTCAAGGTGGTTCTGGCCCCCCAGCCGGACTGGAACGACCCGGGATCACTCGAGGCCTACGGGGTCCCCCGGTTGGCGGTGCTGGTGAGCGGCGGGAACGTGGACTCCATGGTGGCCAACTACACCTCCGAGAGACACAGGAGGTCCAGGGACCTGTTCTCCCCCGGGGGACAGCCGGGGCTCAGGCCCGACAGGGCGGTTATGGCCTACGTGAACCTGGCCCGCCGGGCCTTCAAGGGCCTCCCGGTGATAATAGGGGGCATAGAGGCCAGCCTTAGGCGCCTGGCCCATTACGACTACTGGTCCGACAAGGTCCGGAGGTCCATCCTGGTGGACTCCAAGGCGGACCTTCTAATATACGGCATGGGGGAGCGATCCCTTATGGAGGTGGCCCAGCGGCTGGCCCAGGGTCAGGAGGTAAGGACCATCCTGGACGTCAGAGGAACCTGCGTCAGGGTGAGGGACCACCAGGTCCCGGAGGGGGCGATACGCCTCCCGTCCTACGACCAGGTGTCCTCGGATCCCGAGGCCCACTGCGAGGCCTTCCGCCTGGCGTATCTGAACAGTGACCCCTTCGGCGGAAGGCCCATGGTCCAGGACCAGGACCCGGGGCTGGTGCTCCACAACCCGCCCCCCGAGCCCCTGTCCACCCGGGAGCTGGACCGGATCTACCAGCTCCCCTTCGTGGGACTTCCCCACCCCAGGTACCGACAGCCCATACCGGCCCTGGAGGAGGTCCGGTTCAGCGTCACCGCCCACCGGGGCTGCATAGGGGACTGTTCCTTCTGTGCCATCGGGGTTCACCAGGGTAAGAACATCCAGCCCCGGAGCATCCGGTCGGTGGTTCGGGAGGTCCAGCGGTTCCTCCAGTCCAAGGACTTCAAGGGGGTGGTTAGCGACGTGGGGGGCCCCTCCGCCAACTTCCATCAGATGCCGTGCTCCAAGGCGGACCGCTTAGGGGTCTGCCAGGGGCGAAGTTGCCTGAGGCCCAACCCCTGTCCAAACCTGGAGGCGAGGCACCGGGAGTACTTCGAGATGCTGAGGGCGGTCAGGTCCATCCCGGGGGTCAAGCGGGTCTTCGTCCGCTCCGGCGTCCGGTATGACTACCTCATGATGGACCACCCATCTTACCTTCGGGAGCTGTGCGAACACCACGTGAGCGGCCAGATGAGGGTGGCGCCGGAGCACCTCAGCGACCGGGTGACGGAGGTGATGAACAAGCCCCCCCGGGAGGTGTTGCTCCAGTTCATGGACCGCTTCCGGGGCTGTTCCGGCGGGAGGCTCTTCCTGGTGCACTACATAATGACCTCCCACCCGGGTTGCACCCTGGAGGACGCGGTGGAGATGGCGGTCTGGCTAAAACGGCTGCGGATAAGGCCCCGGGAGGTGCAGGACTTCACCCCCACCCCCATGACCCGGTCCACCTGCATGTACGCCACCGGGATGGACCCCATGACCGGCAGGCGGGTTCACGTGCCCAAGGGCCGGGAGAGGCGGCTCCAGCGGGCCCTGGCCCAGTACTGGGTGGAGGAGAACCGGCCCCTGGTGGAGGAGGCCCTCCGGCTGGTGGGGAGGACGGACCTGATCGGGGATGGGCCCCAATGTCTCATCCCCGGTTCCCCGGGGGGATCGAAGGGCGGGCGCCCCAAGGGGATCGGGCCGAGGGGGAGGCGTGGACGGGGGAAAGGGGCTTGA
- a CDS encoding PDZ domain-containing protein, giving the protein MTRALRHLVSLTALIGALWSWSPALGAVEYWHVPTFYATAQEAEGAIRNMQDRFVGWEGLPLRRIEVDPMGFRTFGAVDYTETRQQWVYTGLGILGGHNQTVVEPIHEEEVTVVPLRKVRGLRLMNYPELNKNYKWGVSLRVEGASGYEIKTFRTPTRESAETLFNGLISLAVAAGADVILPRLGFTFEDVAEKDLKGPLKDLGLKEPKGVKVTWVIQEGPAHLGGLRVGDVLVECNGVPVESVEQWNRDIRGKFPSYEIRVLRKEGPASVTLTPLPEDRFPKAPPTLTFAQPLQSTVQPQQDSKAPVRLGLSLRLPNQTELQALNGHKGAVISSLTPGGVAEAAGLKVGDVLVECNGSPVTSPEALGELLVNGENQLKVLRGGNLLTFKVAPEVSY; this is encoded by the coding sequence ATGACGAGGGCTCTTAGACATCTGGTTTCGCTAACGGCGCTGATTGGCGCCCTGTGGTCTTGGAGTCCGGCGCTGGGGGCGGTGGAGTACTGGCACGTGCCCACCTTCTACGCCACCGCCCAGGAGGCGGAGGGGGCCATCCGGAACATGCAGGACCGGTTCGTGGGCTGGGAGGGGCTTCCATTAAGGAGGATCGAGGTGGACCCCATGGGTTTCAGGACCTTCGGGGCGGTGGACTACACGGAGACCCGGCAGCAGTGGGTTTACACGGGGCTCGGGATACTGGGGGGACACAACCAGACGGTGGTGGAACCCATCCATGAGGAGGAGGTCACGGTGGTCCCCTTAAGGAAGGTAAGGGGGCTGCGATTGATGAACTATCCGGAACTGAACAAGAACTACAAGTGGGGTGTCAGCCTCAGAGTGGAGGGGGCCAGCGGCTACGAGATCAAGACCTTCAGGACCCCGACAAGGGAGTCGGCGGAGACCCTTTTCAATGGGCTCATATCCCTGGCGGTGGCGGCGGGGGCGGACGTGATACTGCCGAGGCTTGGGTTCACCTTCGAGGACGTGGCCGAGAAGGACCTGAAGGGCCCCCTTAAGGATCTGGGGCTCAAGGAGCCCAAGGGGGTCAAGGTCACCTGGGTCATTCAGGAGGGTCCCGCGCACCTGGGGGGCCTAAGGGTGGGGGACGTGCTGGTGGAGTGCAACGGGGTGCCGGTGGAGAGCGTTGAGCAGTGGAACCGGGACATCCGGGGCAAGTTCCCCTCCTACGAGATCCGGGTGTTGCGGAAGGAGGGCCCCGCTTCGGTGACGCTGACCCCCTTACCGGAGGATCGTTTCCCCAAGGCTCCGCCCACGCTCACCTTCGCCCAGCCACTTCAGTCCACAGTTCAGCCTCAACAGGACTCCAAGGCTCCAGTTAGACTCGGTCTCTCGCTGAGGCTCCCTAACCAGACGGAGCTTCAGGCACTGAATGGACACAAGGGGGCGGTGATATCCTCCCTGACCCCAGGGGGAGTGGCGGAGGCGGCGGGACTCAAGGTAGGGGACGTGCTGGTGGAGTGCAACGGAAGTCCGGTTACAAGCCCCGAGGCACTAGGGGAGCTTTTGGTTAACGGGGAGAACCAACTAAAGGTGCTCAGGGGCGGGAACCTATTGACCTTCAAAGTCGCGCCGGAGGTGAGCTACTAG
- the rpsP gene encoding 30S ribosomal protein S16: MAVRIRFARHGRKKSPFYRLVVADSRSPRDGKFIELIGTYNPMTDPAELKVNEERALYWLKQGATPSDTARAVLKKTGVWEKFEAEKA, translated from the coding sequence ATGGCGGTTCGCATTCGTTTTGCCCGTCACGGGAGGAAGAAGAGTCCCTTTTATCGTTTGGTGGTGGCGGATTCCCGCTCCCCCAGGGACGGCAAGTTCATCGAGCTCATCGGCACCTACAATCCGATGACCGATCCGGCGGAGCTGAAGGTGAACGAGGAGAGGGCCCTCTACTGGCTTAAGCAGGGAGCCACCCCCTCTGACACCGCCCGGGCGGTGCTGAAGAAGACCGGCGTCTGGGAAAAGTTCGAGGCTGAGAAGGCCTAA
- a CDS encoding fumarylacetoacetate hydrolase family protein — protein MEDLRFCRFMMEDRTPRFGLIRGQVVHQVSSDPFGPMEETGLRVPLEEVRLLPPVTPPYVYCVGRNYVEHAEELGNRVPEEPLIFMKPGTCVVGPQDPVRIPPWVGRVDYEGELAVVIRRRCRNVSEEEALDFVLGYTGFNDVTARDLQRSDGQWTRAKGFDTFGPLGPCLRLVRDWRELGDLVTRLNGRQVQLGQFRRMAFPVERIIAHVSRFATLMPGDVIATGTPAGVGPLSPGDRVEVEIGGVGCLSNPCEADL, from the coding sequence ATGGAGGATCTTAGGTTCTGCAGGTTCATGATGGAGGACCGCACGCCCCGGTTCGGTCTCATCCGGGGACAGGTGGTTCACCAGGTTTCGTCGGACCCCTTCGGTCCCATGGAGGAGACGGGTCTTAGGGTCCCATTGGAGGAAGTGAGGCTCCTGCCCCCCGTGACTCCCCCTTACGTCTACTGCGTTGGCAGGAACTACGTGGAGCACGCGGAGGAGCTGGGCAACCGGGTGCCGGAGGAGCCGCTGATCTTCATGAAGCCCGGCACGTGTGTGGTGGGCCCCCAGGATCCGGTCCGGATCCCCCCTTGGGTCGGCCGGGTGGACTACGAGGGGGAGCTGGCGGTGGTGATCCGCCGGAGGTGCCGGAACGTGTCGGAGGAGGAGGCGCTGGACTTCGTCCTGGGGTACACCGGTTTCAACGATGTGACCGCCCGGGACCTCCAGCGGTCCGACGGTCAGTGGACCCGGGCCAAGGGGTTCGACACCTTCGGTCCCCTGGGGCCCTGCTTGAGGCTGGTGAGAGACTGGCGGGAGCTGGGGGACCTGGTCACCCGCCTGAACGGAAGGCAGGTACAGCTGGGGCAGTTCCGCCGGATGGCGTTCCCGGTGGAGAGGATCATAGCCCACGTGAGCCGATTCGCCACCCTGATGCCCGGGGACGTGATAGCCACCGGCACCCCCGCTGGGGTGGGCCCCTTGTCCCCCGGCGACCGGGTGGAAGTGGAGATAGGAGGGGTCGGGTGCCTTTCGAACCCCTGCGAGGCGGATTTGTAA
- a CDS encoding AbgT family transporter: protein MGTVLSLELPYALAYLVCFSIQLAVWYVLNLPLGPGVGMFM, encoded by the coding sequence ATAGGCACGGTCCTATCCCTGGAGCTACCCTATGCGCTCGCTTACCTGGTCTGCTTCTCCATCCAGCTGGCCGTATGGTACGTCTTGAACCTACCCCTGGGGCCCGGGGTCGGAATGTTCATGTAA
- the rplS gene encoding 50S ribosomal protein L19, whose protein sequence is MIDPRIALVEKRYSKADPVPPFRAGDTVKVHVKVKEGNRERIQIFEGVVIARQHGGINENFVVRKVSNGVGVERIFPVHCPTVEKIELVRRGRVRRAKLYYLRKLSGKAARIKERRDFN, encoded by the coding sequence ATGATAGATCCGCGCATCGCCTTGGTGGAGAAGAGGTATTCCAAGGCCGATCCCGTGCCTCCCTTCCGGGCGGGTGACACCGTGAAGGTGCACGTGAAGGTCAAGGAGGGTAACCGGGAGAGGATTCAGATCTTCGAGGGCGTGGTGATCGCCCGGCAGCACGGGGGGATCAACGAGAACTTCGTGGTCCGGAAGGTCTCCAACGGCGTTGGGGTGGAGAGGATCTTCCCCGTCCACTGCCCCACGGTGGAGAAGATCGAGCTGGTCCGCCGGGGCCGGGTCCGGAGGGCCAAGCTGTACTACCTGAGGAAGCTCTCCGGCAAGGCGGCCAGGATAAAGGAGAGAAGGGACTTCAACTAG
- the ffh gene encoding signal recognition particle protein, whose amino-acid sequence MFDSLKDRFEKVFTSLRGKGKLTEEDVKLALREVRLALLEADVNYKVVKDFVERVRQRATGQEVLSSITPAQQVYAIVFEELLDLMGREVKPLSISPKPPTVYMMVGLQGSGKTTTAAKIALKMKRSHRPMLVACDLRRPAAVEQLRVLASTVGVPFVGPEEGETDPIRVARRALERCSETLVDLVIVDTAGRFQIDQELMQEVQDLKGAVNPHEVLLVVDSMTGQEAVSVASAFNDRLGLTGVVLTKLDGDARGGAALAIRAVTGTPVRLAGLGEKVDDLEVFDPNKMAQRILGMGDVMGLLERVQQATSEEDVERLSESIKRNRFTLEDMLIQLRQVQKMGPLEKVIEMLPIPGVSKALKDANVDPKRIKHMEAIILSMTPRERRNPEIIKGSRRRRIAQGSGTSVQMVNQLLHQYEQMKDLMKAFGKGPKRGFKVPPGLKGLFR is encoded by the coding sequence ATGTTTGACTCCCTGAAGGATAGGTTCGAGAAGGTCTTCACCTCCCTTAGGGGCAAGGGCAAGCTGACCGAGGAGGACGTCAAGCTGGCCCTTAGGGAGGTCCGCCTGGCCCTCCTTGAGGCGGACGTGAACTACAAGGTGGTCAAGGACTTCGTTGAGCGGGTTCGTCAGCGGGCCACCGGCCAGGAGGTCCTCTCGTCCATAACCCCCGCCCAGCAGGTCTACGCCATCGTGTTCGAGGAGCTACTGGACCTGATGGGCAGGGAGGTCAAGCCCCTGTCCATATCGCCCAAGCCGCCCACGGTCTACATGATGGTGGGCCTTCAGGGGTCCGGTAAGACCACCACCGCCGCCAAGATAGCCCTCAAGATGAAGAGGTCTCACCGGCCCATGCTGGTGGCCTGCGACCTGAGGCGTCCCGCCGCGGTGGAGCAGCTACGGGTCCTGGCCTCCACGGTGGGAGTCCCCTTCGTGGGACCCGAGGAGGGGGAGACGGATCCCATAAGGGTGGCCCGGCGGGCCCTGGAGAGGTGCTCCGAGACCCTGGTGGACCTGGTGATAGTGGACACCGCCGGTCGGTTCCAGATAGACCAGGAGCTGATGCAGGAGGTCCAGGACCTCAAGGGGGCGGTTAACCCCCACGAGGTGTTGCTGGTGGTGGACTCCATGACCGGTCAGGAGGCGGTGTCGGTTGCCAGCGCCTTCAACGATCGGCTGGGGCTCACCGGGGTGGTGCTCACCAAGCTGGATGGGGACGCCAGGGGTGGCGCCGCCCTTGCCATCCGGGCGGTGACCGGGACTCCGGTCCGGCTCGCCGGGTTGGGCGAGAAGGTGGACGACCTGGAGGTCTTCGACCCCAACAAGATGGCCCAGCGGATCCTGGGCATGGGGGACGTGATGGGGCTTCTCGAGCGGGTCCAGCAGGCCACGTCCGAGGAGGACGTGGAGCGGCTCTCGGAGAGCATAAAGAGGAACCGGTTCACCTTGGAGGACATGTTGATCCAGCTCCGGCAGGTACAGAAGATGGGCCCGTTGGAGAAGGTGATAGAGATGCTCCCGATCCCCGGGGTCAGCAAGGCCTTGAAGGACGCCAACGTGGACCCCAAGAGGATCAAGCACATGGAGGCCATAATCCTGTCCATGACCCCCCGGGAGAGGCGGAACCCGGAGATAATAAAGGGCTCCCGCCGGAGGCGGATAGCCCAGGGGTCTGGCACGTCGGTTCAGATGGTGAACCAGCTTCTGCATCAGTACGAGCAGATGAAGGACCTTATGAAGGCCTTCGGCAAGGGGCCCAAGAGGGGCTTCAAGGTGCCGCCGGGGCTGAAGGGTCTTTTCAGATAG
- the rimM gene encoding ribosome maturation factor RimM (Essential for efficient processing of 16S rRNA), protein MGSDRSRVTVGCIVGTHGIKGSLKLKPLTDYPERFLHMETLYLELPQVKGRHRPPRELKILDVRFQDGKDLFIVTLEGIDTIEMAEDLKGALITVAPEDRVPLEEGVYWIDDIIGLEVVEDETDAVLGVVEDVMPTGSNDVYEVRTPDGVLKMIPATGEVIRKVDLEARQIRVHLLEGLWD, encoded by the coding sequence ATGGGGAGCGATAGGTCTCGGGTGACGGTGGGGTGCATAGTGGGCACCCACGGGATCAAGGGGAGCTTGAAGCTTAAGCCCCTGACGGACTATCCCGAGCGCTTCCTGCACATGGAGACCCTCTACCTGGAGTTGCCCCAGGTCAAGGGGCGTCATCGCCCCCCCAGGGAGCTCAAGATCCTGGACGTGCGCTTCCAGGACGGGAAGGACCTCTTCATCGTGACCCTGGAGGGGATCGACACCATCGAGATGGCGGAGGACCTGAAGGGAGCCCTGATCACGGTGGCCCCGGAGGATCGGGTGCCCCTGGAGGAAGGGGTCTACTGGATCGACGACATAATAGGCCTTGAGGTGGTGGAGGACGAGACCGATGCGGTCCTGGGTGTGGTGGAGGACGTGATGCCCACGGGCAGCAACGACGTCTACGAGGTCCGCACCCCCGATGGGGTCCTCAAGATGATACCCGCCACTGGGGAAGTGATCCGCAAGGTGGACCTGGAAGCCCGGCAGATCAGGGTTCACCTGTTGGAGGGCCTCTGGGACTGA
- the galE gene encoding UDP-glucose 4-epimerase GalE codes for MRILVTGGAGYIGSHCCVELLSEGYQLVVVDSLVNSKPEALRRIRRITGRDLEFYRGDVGDRELLERVFSENRIDAVIHFAGLKAVGESVQVPLKYYRNNVCGTVALCEAMERHQIKRMVFSSSATVYGEPERCPISEDFPLEAKSPYGRTKLMIEQILGDLASSNRDFSLVILRYFNPIGAHESGLMGEDPNGIPNNLMPYITQVASGRLETLNVFGGDYDTPDGTPIRDYIHVVDLVKGHLKALDKATSSAGTFVYNLGTGRGYSVLEVIRAFEAATGVRIPYRIVDRRPGDVPVCYADPSKALRELGWRAERTLEDMCRDSWRWQTMNPMGYDDQD; via the coding sequence ATGCGAATACTTGTGACCGGCGGGGCCGGGTACATAGGGAGCCACTGTTGCGTGGAGCTCCTCTCGGAGGGGTATCAGCTGGTGGTGGTAGATAGCCTGGTGAACAGCAAGCCCGAGGCACTTCGGAGGATCCGCAGGATAACCGGCCGGGATCTCGAGTTCTACCGGGGGGATGTGGGGGACCGGGAGCTGCTGGAGCGGGTCTTCTCCGAGAACCGGATAGACGCGGTGATCCACTTCGCGGGGCTCAAGGCGGTGGGGGAGTCGGTGCAGGTGCCCCTAAAGTACTACCGGAACAACGTGTGCGGAACCGTGGCCCTGTGCGAGGCCATGGAGAGGCACCAGATCAAACGGATGGTCTTCAGCTCCTCCGCCACGGTCTACGGGGAGCCCGAGAGGTGCCCCATATCCGAGGACTTCCCCCTGGAGGCCAAGAGCCCCTACGGAAGGACGAAGCTGATGATAGAGCAGATCCTGGGGGACCTGGCCAGCTCCAACCGGGACTTCTCGCTGGTCATACTGCGCTACTTCAACCCAATAGGGGCCCACGAGAGCGGCCTCATGGGGGAGGACCCCAACGGAATACCCAACAACCTGATGCCCTACATAACCCAGGTGGCCTCCGGAAGGCTCGAGACGCTCAACGTCTTCGGAGGGGACTACGATACCCCCGATGGGACCCCCATACGGGACTACATCCACGTGGTGGACCTGGTCAAGGGGCACCTCAAGGCGCTGGACAAGGCCACCTCCTCCGCCGGCACCTTCGTCTACAACCTGGGCACCGGCAGGGGCTACAGCGTCCTGGAGGTGATACGCGCCTTCGAGGCCGCCACGGGGGTAAGGATCCCCTACCGGATAGTGGACCGCCGCCCCGGAGACGTGCCGGTATGCTACGCGGATCCCTCCAAGGCCCTCCGGGAGCTGGGCTGGCGGGCGGAGCGCACCCTGGAGGACATGTGCAGGGATTCCTGGCGTTGGCAGACCATGAACCCCATGGGGTACGATGACCAGGACTGA